A part of Vigna radiata var. radiata cultivar VC1973A chromosome 11, Vradiata_ver6, whole genome shotgun sequence genomic DNA contains:
- the LOC106776930 gene encoding methylthioribose kinase, with amino-acid sequence MAFLEFTRLDERSVIEYVKSVAALSSLLKLDDEDAATEKLTVKEIGDGNLNFVFLVSNSSHSVIMKQSLPYIRCIGESWPLTKDRAYFEAMALEEQGRITPHHVPQLYHFDPTMSLIAMRYLPPPHIILRKGLIAGIQYPLLARHIAHFMANTLFFTSLLFHSTLDHKRQVAKFCGNSALCRHTEQVVFSDPYQISQYNHWTSPYLDPDAEALRHDNLLKLEIAILKSKFSEQAQALIHGDLHTSSVMVTLESTQIIDPEFAFYGPMGYDIGAFLGNLMLAFFAQDGLVDQPDHRKAYKEWILETIEDTWNLFYKNFVALWDEHRNGAGEAYLPAVYNNPEVQLLAQKRYMTELFHDSLGFGAAKMIRRIVGVAHVEDFESITDAAKRASCERKALNLAKMLLKDRTKFEGISQIVSAIRQF; translated from the exons ATGGCGTTTTTGGAGTTTACAAGACTTGATGAAAGGTCAGTGATAGAGTACGTGAAGAGCGTCGCCGCCCTCTCCTCCTTGCTGAAGCTGGACGATGAGGACGCCGCCACCGAGAAGCTAACCGTGAAAGAGATCGGAGATGGTAACCTGAACTTTGTGTTCCTGGTGAGCAACTCTTCCCATTCCGTTATCATGAAGCAGTCTCTCCCTTACATTCGTTGCATCGGAGAATCATGGCCACTGACGAAAGACAGAGCATACTTTGAGGCCATGGCCCTGGAAGAACAGGGTCGCATCACCCCTCACCATGTCCCACAACTCTATCATTTTGACCCAACCATGTCCTTGATCGCCATGCGCTACCTTCCCCCTCCCCACATCATACTCAGGAAAGGCCTCATCGCTGGAATTCAGTATCCGCTCCTCGCACGCCACATCGCACACTTCATGGCAAACACTCTCTTCTTCACTTCTCTCCTTTTTCACTCCACACTCGATCACAAACGCCAAG TTGCAAAATTCTGTGGGAATTCCGCCTTATGTAGGCACACTGAGCAGGTTGTTTTCTCCGACCCTTATCAAATTTCTCAATACAACCACTGGACTTCTCCCTATCTTGATCCTGATGCCGAAGCTCTTCGTCACGACAATCTCCTCAAGCTTGAAATTGCTATCCTCAAATCTAA GTTCTCAGAGCAGGCCCAGGCACTCATTCATGGGGATCTGCACACTAGTTCTGTCATGGTTACTCTCGAATCAACTCAAATCATTGATCCAGAATTTGCATTTTATGGACCAATGGGTTATGACATCGGTGCTTTCTTGGGAAACTTGATGTTGGCTTTCTTTGCGCAGGATGGACTTGTTGATCAACCCGATCATAGAAAA GCATATAAGGAGTGGATTCTTGAGACAATCGAAGACACTTGGAATCTCTTCTACAAAAATTTCGTTGCACTTTGGGATGAACACAGAAATGGTGCTGGCGAGGCATATCTTCCAGCAGTTTATAACAATCCTGAGGTTCAACTCCTTGCGCAGAAGAGATACATGACAGAATTGTTTCATGACAGTCTTGGATTTGGTGCTGCCAAAATGATAAG GAGAATCGTAGGAGTTGCGCATGTTGAAGATTTTGAATCCATTACTGATGCTGCTAAACGGGCTTCCTGTGAACGGAAGGCTCTTAACTTGGCTAAGATGCTTCTCAAAGATAGAACAAAATTTGAAGGCATTTCTCAGATTGTTTCAGCAATTCGGCAATTTTAG